TGCCGTTTTTTCTATATGTTCTTTAAAATAATATTCTAACTCTTCCTGGGTATATCCAAACATTTGTGAATATGCTGTATCTAATGATATATCGTTTAAATTGTTTAATGCTGAGAATACTCCTGTTTTGGTAAATTTTGTTATTCCGGTTATGAAGACAAATCTTATATGTTCATCATTCGCTTTTATTGTTGTATAAAAATCTCTCAATATTTCTCTATTGCTTTCCGCTTTTTCTTTTTTATTTATATTGTCCAATATTGGTTTTTCGTATTCATCAACTAATATTACTACTTTTCCTTTTTCTGATAGCTTCATTATTAATTCATCGAATGCAAACGCATAGTCTGTTTCTTCTATCTTTATTCCGTTCCTTTTTCCTTCTTGTATTATTATCTTTGTTAAACTTTCTTTGAGTTTTTCTGTATTTTCTGATTTCGCCTTTAATAGATTTAATCTTATTATTGGATATTCCTTAAAATCCCATTTGTCATATATATATGTATCCTTAAATAATTCCTTCTCTCCTTTGAATAAGTAATAAAATGTTGATACTGTTAAACTCTTCCCAAATCTTCGTGGCCTAGACATAAAATAAAATTTTCCACTATTTATTAAATCATATAAATACTTTGTTTTATCCACATATATATAATTTTCTTCTATTATTTCCTTATAATCCTGTATCCCTACCGGCAGTTTTTTCATCACTCCCACCTCCACAATTGAATTATATCACAATTCAATTACGACCTCTCTTTCATTCTCAACAACAAAACCAGGGCAAAAATTTGACCCCTGGTAGTTTGAAAAATGAATTATATAAAAATATATACCGTGGACCACATTCTAATCTCTCTTAGAAGGATCCACGGTGATCATATAGTTTCTATTTTTACTAATAATTTATTACTCTTCAAAAAAAAGTTCGATGTTTTTTATAATCTTTTTCCATTCACCTATTTCTATCACAAACCCCACCCCAAATTTTACATTATAACCTCTCCAAATTTCCCATTTTTTACTTTGTCCATTGCATATACTTCTTTTAATATTTCATCTAAATCTTTTCTGGAATATCTATTAACTACATTTTTTATAAACGCTTTTTCTTCATCTGTTAATAATTTATTCTCTTTAAATTCTTTTGAAATAGAAATAAGATAATATCGTTTTCCTTCATAACTCAACCTTTCTTCAAAATTTATATAATCAAAAGCTTTAAGATATCCTAATATTTTTTCTATTTCCGCTGGATATGGGCCATAAAAATATAACGTATAATCTAAAGTACTTAATTTTTTCCCTCTCATCTTATTATAGTATAAATCTATCAAAAAAAGGATTTTTACTAATTTAGTCTTTGTTAAAGTCTTTGCCTCATTTAAGACTTCAAGTATAATTGCATAATTTTTATTTTCTATTTTTTGCATATAATCACCCTCTCACTTAATTCTTCACTTTTATTATACCATATAAAAATAAATAGAAATACTTATATCTACTTCTATAATCACTTTTTATACTATTTCTTTATTAATTCTCTGAATTCCATTTCGGTAGTTAAATCGTATCCATTTATAAAAATCTTTTTCAATATTCCACTTCTCATTTTTAGAATATTTTACAAACACAAAAGTTCAATTTCATCTTTGGTTTACTTTTAGTATACAATATACAGATCATATAATTTTATTTTCTTTCATATTTTCTTAATTCTTCTACTAACTTATAAACATTTGTATATGGATTTTTTTTAGAATAACTATTTATATCTTTCTTTTGTTCTTCCAATTTTTTTGCATTTTTTATAGCAACCTCTATTTTATCTTTTAATCTTTCATACATATCTTCAATATTTTTTTCATATTTAGGAATTTTAGATTTTAATTTTTTTAAGCACTCTTCCTTACTTAAAGTTGATTGCTGAAAACTAAAGTGCAACAAATACCATAATTCAAAACACGGATTAGAATAAATAGCGTTATACCCCTTACTTTCAATTTTGTTTATAGCATTATTAAAATCCTGATCTTTTACTTCATCTTTATCAAATACTAACCAAATTTGATCATATTCATCATTTTTTAAGTATTTTCTTGCTGCTTCTAGCAAAACATTTGCTCCTCTTCCTTCGCCTTCTACTCTAACATGTGCATTTGGAACTTCAAATGCTTCAAAATAAAGTTTTTCGGTTTTTTCTCCTTCACAAACTATCAGTATTGAAGGTAATATTTCTCTTATATCCTTTTTTCTTTTACCTTTATTTTTAAAATATCCCTTCCTACTCATTTTAAATCAAACCCTTTTAATATCTTTTTTAAATATGGGATTGCTCCATATTTTCCCTTTAAATAGTCTTTTTCAAAATTGGCATTTTTTCTTACTCCTTTTATTTCAAGAAGTGAGTATAATTCTGATTTTCCATATTTATCTTTACTTACAAACCAAATTTGATCTCTACTAAATAACTCTGGATTTAAAATAAGTGTATTATGCGTCGTAAAAATTAATTGTGCGTTCTTTTCATTTTTTTCTGAATTAAAAAGTTCTATTATTGTCCTTAGCAACAATGGATGAATTCTAGTATCAAGTTCATCTATAAACAAAATAGAGCCATTTTTTAATGTTGCTAATACAGGACCTAAAATTCCAAAATATTTTTTTGTTCCATCAGATTCTTCTTTTAAAAAGTCAAATTCAATATTTTCTATATAATTATTTTTTTCATCAAAAACTGGATGATATGTTATAAGCTTATTTGAATATAATTTTTCATTATTTACAGATATAATCCCAATGTTCTGTGGAGTTAAAGCAACCTTTTCATCTGTTCTTATTTCTATTCTCTCATTTCTAAAATCATTTATTCCCATATCTGCATTTTTCAACATATTCAAAATTTCGTCTTTATTAACAACTCCTTTTTCCATTAAATCTAACGTAATTACAACTGGAAAATCTGTGGAAATAAAATTAATTTTTTGAAAAAATTCTACTATTTTAATTGCAGTTTTGCTATTCCATTGTGCCAAAGACGAAAGAAAAAGAGTATTTGCTTTCGTCTTTTCCTCAACACCTTTTCCTTCTGAAAACTTCCCTCGTTTAAATTCTTGCCAATCTCTTTCAAAAATCCTGGCCTCACGACCTTTTGGCCTATAATAAAGCCATTCGCTTTCAATCTTTCTATCTTTTATAGAAAATCCATATCTATAATAAATTTTATCTATTATAAACCTTCCTTCAAAAATCATAGGTTCATCTATATATTTTTTGTTCAATTTAAATTTCTCATCTGGAATTTCAAATCCAAAATTCGCAGAATTTAAAATAAGATATATATAAAATTTAAAGGCTTTAAATAAATTACTTTTTCCTCCTGCATTTGGTCCATATATTGCAGCTGTTTTTAAAAGTTTAAATTTTTCAGCATTAAAATAACTCTTTGCTTCTTTATCATCTGCTACCATTGAAAATTCTGTTCTTTCTGCAAATGATTTAAAATTATAAAAACTAAAATCTATTAACATATTACAACACCTCACAAAATGGAATTTATAACAATTCATTATATTAAAATTATACATTATATAATTTTAAAAGTCAAATTTGAAATTTTTATTCAATTTAGATATCTAAAATATATATCATGTACACTTTATACTCTCAAACAACCTCACCAATTATAACAAAACCAGCAGAGTCAATTTTTGGCTCTGCTGGTTTATTATAGATTATTCCATCACTTTCAAAAATTATTTTTTATAACCATTAAAATTGAATTTTTTTTTGTACATTTTTATTTCCCCTTTATGGACCATTTTTCAATTTCATCTTTGTCTTGCTTTTAGTATACAATATACATTGCAGGCTGAAAAAGAGTATGTAGAGATTTAGGAGATTATAATGGGTTGGTAGATTAGGAGAGGGACTTTAAATAACTACAACTTCTAATTATGAAAATTCTAATGACTAAAGAATATTTTCACAATTTTGATTTCAAATAACCCCACAGCAGAAGCTGTGGGAGGATTGATGGGGCAATTGGTTTTAATTCAAATTATGTTTGAGTTTTTGGTAGAGATTGATTGCGATGATAACTTCTATTTTTTTTTACAACTTCTCAATTATATAATTCTCAATATTCCTCTTTTCAGAATTTATATTCATTCCTATGAGATATATTTCTTTTCCTGCATACTTTTCATAATACTTCATTTCTTTTATCTGCTTTAATGCTTCTTCTGCACTTTGATCCAGTTTTATTTCAAATAAATATATTCTGTCTTCAAAGTCTATTACTAAATCGCTTCTTCCTAAATTTGTCAATTCTTCTGCTTTTACATCTATTCCTGCTGAGGCTATTATTGTAAATATCAATGAGTGATAATATTTTTCTTCTTTTTTGTGTAGATTATACGGAACAGCGCTTATTATCTTTTTTATTTCTTCTATTAATCCTTTTATGTCATTTTCTTCTATTTTTAAATATATCTCACTTACCCTGTTTATTTCTTCATCATTAAATCCATAATTGGCTTCTAATATTAGTGTTGAAAAACTGTTTTTTACTTCAAAATTTGGATAGTCCAGTATATATTTTTTCTTTAATCCATATTTTTTTATTCCCTTAAAGGTTAAATATCCTGCCTGCGTAAAGAAGATATTTGCTTTTGCATCTTCTATTTCTCTTGTTGAGAAATCTTCTGCACTTACTGGTGTTTTTACTAAATCCTCATATTCTATCTTTTTGCCTTTTATATACTCATACAAAAAACTCGGTGAGCCACTTTCAAACCAGAAGTTTTGGAATTCTTTTTCTGAAAAAAATCTCAATATTGAATATGGATTATATACTGTATGTTCTCCGTCAAATGAAAAACCATTATAATATCTCTTCATTTCTTCAAGCAATTCTTTTTCTGTTATTCCCATTTCTTCTGATAATTCTTTTATGTAATCTTTGAAATAATATTCCAATTCTTCCTGCGTATATCCAAACATCTGTCCATATTTCCTGTTTAAAGATATATCGCTTAAATTATTTAATGCTGAGAATACTCCTGTTTTTGTGAATTTTGTTATTCCGGTTATGAATACAAATTTTACATATGCATCCTTTGTTTTTATCTTTTTATAGAATTCCCTTAAAAATCCTCTAAACTTTTCAGCTTTTTTCTTATCGTTTATATGCTCTAATATTGGTGATTCATATTCATCTATTAAGATTACCACTTTTTCTTCATATTTTTTATTTAATACCCTTATTAAATTTCCAAATTTCGTTGGTAAATTATTTTCTATCTTTGGTATTTCATAATCTTCATATATATCCTCTATCATTTTATTTAATGATTCTATAAACTCTTCATATGTTGTAAGCGTATTATCAGACATATCCAGTTTTATTATTGGATATTCCTTAAAATCCCATTTGTCATATATATATGTTCCCTTAAATAATTCCTTCTCTCCTTTGAATAAGTAATAAAATGTTGATACTGTTAAACTTTTTCCGAATCTCCTAGGCCTTGACATAAAATAAAATTTTCCACTATTTATTAAATCATATAAATACTTTGTTTTATCCACATATATATAATTTTCTTCTATTATTTCCTTATAATCCGCTATCCCTACCGGCAGTTTTTTCATCACTTCCACCTCCACAATTGAATTATATCACAATTCAATTATGGTTTCCCTTCATTTCCAACAAAAAAACCAGGGCAAAAATTTGACCCTGGTGGTTCCATTTATATTATCTCATTTATCTAATTCTTGCATAATTTCATCTATAAAAACATCTATTTTTCTTTGTAATTTTGTATCATTTAAATATGTTTTTTCTTTGAGTCTTTCTAAGACACCTTTAATTTTTCCTTTTGCATATGATGAAGAATATTCATCTAGTACTGATTTTATTTCTTTTTTTACCTCAAACCCATAAGCATATTTATACAAAAATCTATATATTTTCAATTCAATATTTTTACTTACAGCATCTGACCAAACTGTATCTTTTTCCTTTTCAATTATAAATTTTACAAAACACTCATATCTCTGGTTATCTGATAATTTAGCTACAATTATTTCTTCTAAAATAGGATACAGTATCTTTTCTTTTAATATCTTCTCACTTGAAAGTTTATATCCAAAAAAATCCAAAATTCGTATATATAGAACTTCTTTTATTTCT
This is a stretch of genomic DNA from Marinitoga piezophila KA3. It encodes these proteins:
- a CDS encoding type II toxin-antitoxin system antitoxin SocA domain-containing protein, with translation MQKIENKNYAIILEVLNEAKTLTKTKLVKILFLIDLYYNKMRGKKLSTLDYTLYFYGPYPAEIEKILGYLKAFDYINFEERLSYEGKRYYLISISKEFKENKLLTDEEKAFIKNVVNRYSRKDLDEILKEVYAMDKVKNGKFGEVIM
- a CDS encoding RloB family protein; its protein translation is MSRKGYFKNKGKRKKDIREILPSILIVCEGEKTEKLYFEAFEVPNAHVRVEGEGRGANVLLEAARKYLKNDEYDQIWLVFDKDEVKDQDFNNAINKIESKGYNAIYSNPCFELWYLLHFSFQQSTLSKEECLKKLKSKIPKYEKNIEDMYERLKDKIEVAIKNAKKLEEQKKDINSYSKKNPYTNVYKLVEELRKYERK
- a CDS encoding AAA family ATPase, which gives rise to MLIDFSFYNFKSFAERTEFSMVADDKEAKSYFNAEKFKLLKTAAIYGPNAGGKSNLFKAFKFYIYLILNSANFGFEIPDEKFKLNKKYIDEPMIFEGRFIIDKIYYRYGFSIKDRKIESEWLYYRPKGREARIFERDWQEFKRGKFSEGKGVEEKTKANTLFLSSLAQWNSKTAIKIVEFFQKINFISTDFPVVITLDLMEKGVVNKDEILNMLKNADMGINDFRNERIEIRTDEKVALTPQNIGIISVNNEKLYSNKLITYHPVFDEKNNYIENIEFDFLKEESDGTKKYFGILGPVLATLKNGSILFIDELDTRIHPLLLRTIIELFNSEKNEKNAQLIFTTHNTLILNPELFSRDQIWFVSKDKYGKSELYSLLEIKGVRKNANFEKDYLKGKYGAIPYLKKILKGFDLK
- a CDS encoding ATP-binding protein; this encodes MKKLPVGIADYKEIIEENYIYVDKTKYLYDLINSGKFYFMSRPRRFGKSLTVSTFYYLFKGEKELFKGTYIYDKWDFKEYPIIKLDMSDNTLTTYEEFIESLNKMIEDIYEDYEIPKIENNLPTKFGNLIRVLNKKYEEKVVILIDEYESPILEHINDKKKAEKFRGFLREFYKKIKTKDAYVKFVFITGITKFTKTGVFSALNNLSDISLNRKYGQMFGYTQEELEYYFKDYIKELSEEMGITEKELLEEMKRYYNGFSFDGEHTVYNPYSILRFFSEKEFQNFWFESGSPSFLYEYIKGKKIEYEDLVKTPVSAEDFSTREIEDAKANIFFTQAGYLTFKGIKKYGLKKKYILDYPNFEVKNSFSTLILEANYGFNDEEINRVSEIYLKIEENDIKGLIEEIKKIISAVPYNLHKKEEKYYHSLIFTIIASAGIDVKAEELTNLGRSDLVIDFEDRIYLFEIKLDQSAEEALKQIKEMKYYEKYAGKEIYLIGMNINSEKRNIENYIIEKL